One window of Metopolophium dirhodum isolate CAU chromosome 3, ASM1992520v1, whole genome shotgun sequence genomic DNA carries:
- the LOC132942215 gene encoding 1-acyl-sn-glycerol-3-phosphate acyltransferase beta-like isoform X1, producing MLLINDYKFEITSTAAIMFIIIMYTSSHAFRYYAKYTIFSVLSYISATIFLPLMLWRPRDYRNGLLPAWGGRQVSKILGITWEMKGKENIVQNSGCVVLINHQSCLDLLVLSEIYPVMEKCTVISKKEIFYFWPFGLASWLWGTIFIDRLNAESAQRTLNKTGEAIRHKQAKLCMFPEGTRHGGPELLNFKKGAFHVAISAQCPIQPVVVTQYFFVDHKKRTFDPGHAVITILPPIPTEGMTKEDLPSLIEKSRTAMQEAYTKSSAEIKTEYYNVS from the exons ATGCTACTGATAAACGACTATAAGTTTGAAATAACCAGCACTGCCGCgatcatgtttattattatcatgtacacTTCTAGTCATGCTTTTCGTTACTACGCCAAATATACCATATTTTCAGTATTGTCATATATATCTGCAACTATATTCTTACCATTAATGTTATGGAGACCAAGGGACTACAGGAATGgatt ATTACCTGCATGGGGTGGACGCCaagtatcaaaaatattagGGATAACATGGGAAATGAAGggtaaagaaaatattgtacaaaattcAGGTTGTGTTGTTTTGATCAATCATCAAAGCTGTTTGGATTTATTAG TATTGTCTGAAATATATCCGGTAATGGAAAAATGCACTGTGATCTCCAAGaaagaaatattttacttttggcCTTTTGGTCTAGCATCATGGTTGTGGGGAACAATATTCATCGACCGTCTAAATGCAGAAAGTGCTCAGAGGACCCTTAATAAGACTGGAGAAGCTATTCGTCATAAACAA GCAAAGCTTTGCATGTTTCCTGAAGGCACAAGACACGGTGGACCAGaacttttgaattttaaaaaaggtgcATTCCATGTTGCAATTTCAGCTCAATGTCCTATACAGCCAGTAGTTGTGACACAATATTTCTTTGTGGACCACAAAAAACGTACATTTGATCCCG gtcACGCTGTCATAACAATATTGCCTCCTATACCCACTGAGGGAATGACCAAAGAAGACTTACCTAGTCTTATCGAGAAGTCTAGAACTGCAATGCAAGAAGCATACACAAAATCTTCAGCAGaaataaaaacagaatattataatgttagctaa
- the LOC132942215 gene encoding 1-acyl-sn-glycerol-3-phosphate acyltransferase alpha-like isoform X2: protein MKGKENIVQNSGCVVLINHQSCLDLLVLSEIYPVMEKCTVISKKEIFYFWPFGLASWLWGTIFIDRLNAESAQRTLNKTGEAIRHKQAKLCMFPEGTRHGGPELLNFKKGAFHVAISAQCPIQPVVVTQYFFVDHKKRTFDPGHAVITILPPIPTEGMTKEDLPSLIEKSRTAMQEAYTKSSAEIKTEYYNVS, encoded by the exons ATGAAGggtaaagaaaatattgtacaaaattcAGGTTGTGTTGTTTTGATCAATCATCAAAGCTGTTTGGATTTATTAG TATTGTCTGAAATATATCCGGTAATGGAAAAATGCACTGTGATCTCCAAGaaagaaatattttacttttggcCTTTTGGTCTAGCATCATGGTTGTGGGGAACAATATTCATCGACCGTCTAAATGCAGAAAGTGCTCAGAGGACCCTTAATAAGACTGGAGAAGCTATTCGTCATAAACAA GCAAAGCTTTGCATGTTTCCTGAAGGCACAAGACACGGTGGACCAGaacttttgaattttaaaaaaggtgcATTCCATGTTGCAATTTCAGCTCAATGTCCTATACAGCCAGTAGTTGTGACACAATATTTCTTTGTGGACCACAAAAAACGTACATTTGATCCCG gtcACGCTGTCATAACAATATTGCCTCCTATACCCACTGAGGGAATGACCAAAGAAGACTTACCTAGTCTTATCGAGAAGTCTAGAACTGCAATGCAAGAAGCATACACAAAATCTTCAGCAGaaataaaaacagaatattataatgttagctaa